DNA sequence from the Methanofollis formosanus genome:
GAGGGGGTGTTTGAGGAACCGACCGAGGCCCACCTGCATCTTGCGCTGGTGCTCGATCTTGCTGATGATCTCCTGTTCCTGCCGCTCGTAGCGGTCGAGTTCTCCTGACGCCACCGGCGCGGTGCCGGTACCGTCGCGGTTAAGGAAATCGTCGAAGAGTGTCTTGAATCCCATCTCACACCTCCGGGGTCATCGAACTGATCAGGATGATGAACATCACGCTCCCGAAGGGGACGATCAGATAGATGATGATGATCAGAAAGATCGGGTTCGATTCCCCGCCCATAATCGACATGATCGACTGGAGGATGATCAGGAAGAGGGTACCGGCCACCATCGCCGTCACATAGGACTCGGCAATGAGTCCCAGGGTCTCGAGAAACGTCTTCTGCTGCTGCTGGTTCTCGTTGCTGTACTGGACCGCCTTGTTCCGGAAATAGTCGGTGAGGTTCGCCCCCGAGGAGATGGTCGCCATGGCGCCCTGGAGAAACTCTTTCATCCTGGGACTCGGGGTGAAGGTCGACGCGATCCGCATCGCCTCGATGAGGTCCTTGCCGAACATATCGATCTCGCGCGAGATGTAGCGCGCCTCGACGGCGGTCTCCCCGTAGATCGGACTCTGCCCGAGGAGCCGGAAGATCTCGGCCGGCGTGATCCCGGCCGTCGACATCGCGGTTACGTAGTTGATGGCGTACGGGAGAGTGGCGTCGATGTTTCGCCGCCTGTTCCCGGCGACCACCTTGGGATACATGAGGAACGAGAAGTAGGTCACCCCGCCGAAGATGAGCAGGGAGAGAAGGACCGCGATGGTCGTCCCGATGAAGAGGCGGTAGTCGGAGAGGTCGAGGAAGAACGCGGGCAGCGACCCTTTGTAGGTGATCATCGAGGGGATGTTGAGGAGAAAGGTGAAGCCCCCGATGAGAACGGCCATGACCAGACCGGCAAGGACCGAAGAGACGTAGGCGGTCGCAAGGTAGGCCTCGAAAGGCGTTTTCATCCGCGCCTGCACGAGGTCGCTCCTCAACTCGACGAAATCGTTTCTTTTCGCCTTCGCCCGCTGTCCCAGCAGGTTGAAACTGAACCGTTCAAAACCATTCATTTCTGATCACCCTCTCGATAGAGTTCTTCGCGCACCACCCCGATCACCGCATCGGCGTCGCGGAAGTAGGAGATGAGCATCTTGGAGACGTCCTGGTAGTGGCGGATGTTCTTGACCCGCATCCACTCCAGCATCTCCTGGCGCCTCTTCAGTTCCTCACGCATCCTGGCCTCGCTCCATCCCTTCGTCTCCATGATCGACTCGAGGATGTACGACTTGCCCGAGTACCGGATATCGTCGGTGGCCTGGTGCCAGGAGAAGACCTCGTTGGTGATCAGTTCGTTGGTCCTGGGGTCGATGTCCAGGATCTCGACGATCTGTTTGTTCCGCCGGATCCGCTGCCCGCCGATCCTGGACTGGACCTGGATGCAGATGAGGTCGAGGGCGTTGAGCATGTTGCGCGGCACGTCCAGCGGCGGGTTCTCGAGACGGTGGACGACGCTCGCGACCGAGTCGGCGTGCATCGTCGCATAGGTGACGTGGCCGGTCGACATCGCCTGGAAGAGGGTCTGGGCCTCCGCACCCCTCACTTCGCCCACACACATGTACTCGGGCCGCTGTCGCAGGGCCGCACGGAGGAGTTCGTACATGTCGATCGCGCCCTTGCCTTCGGTGTCGAAGGAGTCCCTGGTCACCGAGGGGATCCAGTTCGCGTGCGGGAGTTTCAGTTCCCTGGTATCTTCGAGGGAGACGATCTTCGCCTGCGGCGGGATGAAGAGCGAGATGGCGTTGAGGGCGGTGGTCTTGCCCGAAGCCGTGCCGCCCGCAAAGATCGCCGAGTTCCCGGCCTCGACCGCGAGCCAGAGGAAGGCGATGGAGAGGGGGGAGAAGGTGCCCCAACCGATGAGGTCGGTCGGGGTGATCGGTTCGTCCTTGAACTTCCTGATGGTGAAGGTCGAACCGTGCGCAGTCACCTCCTTGCCCAGGGTCATCTGGATACGGGAACCGTCCGACATCGTGGCGTCCAGGATCGGGTCGGCGATGGAGATGTATTTCCCGGCCCGCTGGGCGAGTTTGGTGACAAATGAGTCGAGTTCGATGGCGCTGGTGTACATCAGGTTCGTCTTGATCGATTCATAGCCCGAGTGGAAGATGAAGATCGGATTGTCCAGGCCGTCGCAGGAGATGTCCTCGATGTACGTGTCGTGCATGATCGCATCGATCAGCCCGTCGCCGAGGAAGTCGCGTTCGATCGTGTAGTAGATCTTCTCCCTGGAGAGGGGGGTGAGGCGGATCCCGTAGTCGGCGACGATCTCGTCGGAGAGGTCGCGGAGGATCTGGCGCGCCCCGGCCCGCGAGAGGTCCTTGGTGCTGACGTCGAGCCGCTCGAAGAGGCGGTCCTTGATCTCGCCGAGGAGTTCGGTCTCGGCGGCGGTGAGGACGGGTTCGAGCACTTCGTAGCTGTACTCGTGAGAGGCGTTGTCGTACGAGATCCGCACATAGGCAAAAGGTTCGTTGACCGGGTAGAGTTCGACCTCTTCGACACCGGCGGGCGGGACGAAGGCGAGGTCGACGAGCGGCCCGTGGA
Encoded proteins:
- a CDS encoding type II secretion system F family protein encodes the protein MNGFERFSFNLLGQRAKAKRNDFVELRSDLVQARMKTPFEAYLATAYVSSVLAGLVMAVLIGGFTFLLNIPSMITYKGSLPAFFLDLSDYRLFIGTTIAVLLSLLIFGGVTYFSFLMYPKVVAGNRRRNIDATLPYAINYVTAMSTAGITPAEIFRLLGQSPIYGETAVEARYISREIDMFGKDLIEAMRIASTFTPSPRMKEFLQGAMATISSGANLTDYFRNKAVQYSNENQQQQKTFLETLGLIAESYVTAMVAGTLFLIILQSIMSIMGGESNPIFLIIIIYLIVPFGSVMFIILISSMTPEV
- a CDS encoding type II/IV secretion system ATPase subunit codes for the protein MKGPESKNERQKGPDETGGLRALIGKKEGLDLGALVRDPRSYGLGEKRAAELPETGEPAAPPDPVPPPPCDPPAEAFDDQTILELKSAVDAVMSSREDETPVPPPLAEEEVLSPPPAVRPTSRPSRWSAVTGDEDGDAGAAVTDVDDLSMYSDLILPKAATFDIEEFTLQRPRSHETFSVNNFSSEVNDLWTDTLPSIADEARSVVIGREEGEKSGLLGKIGALGKIGALDRTRQKSGVEEYDPTVHGPLVDLAFVPPAGVEEVELYPVNEPFAYVRISYDNASHEYSYEVLEPVLTAAETELLGEIKDRLFERLDVSTKDLSRAGARQILRDLSDEIVADYGIRLTPLSREKIYYTIERDFLGDGLIDAIMHDTYIEDISCDGLDNPIFIFHSGYESIKTNLMYTSAIELDSFVTKLAQRAGKYISIADPILDATMSDGSRIQMTLGKEVTAHGSTFTIRKFKDEPITPTDLIGWGTFSPLSIAFLWLAVEAGNSAIFAGGTASGKTTALNAISLFIPPQAKIVSLEDTRELKLPHANWIPSVTRDSFDTEGKGAIDMYELLRAALRQRPEYMCVGEVRGAEAQTLFQAMSTGHVTYATMHADSVASVVHRLENPPLDVPRNMLNALDLICIQVQSRIGGQRIRRNKQIVEILDIDPRTNELITNEVFSWHQATDDIRYSGKSYILESIMETKGWSEARMREELKRRQEMLEWMRVKNIRHYQDVSKMLISYFRDADAVIGVVREELYREGDQK